The following proteins are encoded in a genomic region of Thioclava nitratireducens:
- a CDS encoding YtoQ family protein: MKLNVYLAGEIHTDWREAVKSACEGLDIEWSGPVTDHGASDDCGVEIFGAEEDKFWHDRKGASLNAIRIRTGIARCDVLVVCFGEKYKQWNAAFDAGYAAALGKPIIVLQPPEHDHALKEVDAAANAVARTPEQVARALRYVTTAAL; encoded by the coding sequence ATGAAACTGAATGTCTATCTGGCGGGCGAAATTCATACCGATTGGCGCGAGGCGGTGAAGTCGGCCTGCGAGGGGTTGGATATCGAATGGTCGGGGCCTGTCACCGATCACGGCGCTTCGGATGATTGCGGGGTCGAAATCTTCGGCGCGGAAGAGGACAAGTTCTGGCATGACCGCAAGGGCGCGTCGCTCAACGCGATCCGGATTCGCACCGGGATAGCGCGCTGCGACGTGCTCGTCGTCTGTTTCGGCGAGAAATACAAGCAGTGGAATGCGGCCTTCGACGCGGGCTATGCGGCGGCGCTCGGCAAACCGATTATCGTGCTTCAGCCGCCCGAGCATGACCATGCGCTCAAGGAGGTCGATGCTGCGGCCAATGCGGTCGCGCGCACGCCCGAACAGGTGGCCCGCGCCCTGCGCTATGTGACGACGGCGGCGCTGTAA
- the katG gene encoding catalase/peroxidase HPI, which produces MDGNEVNTGGKCPVMHGGNTELGSNVMNWWPQALNLDILHQHDTKSDPLGRSFDYAEEVEKLDYEALKADLHALLTESQEWWPADWGHYGGLMIRLAWHSAGSYRLADGRGGAGTGNIRFAPLNSWPDNASLDKARRLLWPLKKKYGNRLSWADLIILAGTVAYESMGLKTFGFGFGREDIWHPEKDTYWGAEKEWLAPSDERYANVDKPDTMENPLAAVQMGLIYVNPEGVNGQPDPMKTAAQVRETFARMAMNDEETAALTAGGHTVGKCHGNGDASALGAEPEAADVDQQGLGWFNPNLKGQASNAITGGPEGAWTTNPLEFDMGYFEMLFGHEWEVTQSPAGAKQWKPVDIAEEDMPRDPSDPTKRRMPMMTDADMAMKVDPIYNEICQKFMADPEYFKDTFARAWFKLTHRDMGPKVRYKGPWVPSEDLIWQDPVPAGSTDWDVEAVKAKIAASDLSVAELVSTAWDSARTYRGSDMRGGANGARIRLAPQKDWKANEPARLQKVLSVLEPIAAEAGASVADVIVLAGNVGVEKAIKAAGHDIAVPFAPGRGDATDEMTDADSFDVLEPLADGFRNWLKQDYVVSPEEMLLDRAQLMGLTAPEMTVLIGGMRAIGANHGGTKHGVFTDREGQLTTDFFVNLTDMGYSWHPVGDGAYEIRDRKTGAVKWTASRVDLVFGSNAILRAYAEVYAQDDASEKFVEDFVAAWTKVMNADRFDLA; this is translated from the coding sequence ATGGATGGAAACGAAGTGAACACCGGCGGCAAGTGCCCGGTGATGCATGGCGGAAATACCGAGCTTGGCTCGAACGTGATGAATTGGTGGCCGCAGGCGCTCAACCTCGACATCCTGCACCAGCATGACACCAAGTCGGACCCGCTGGGGCGCAGCTTCGACTATGCCGAAGAGGTCGAGAAGCTCGACTATGAGGCGCTGAAAGCCGATCTGCATGCGCTGCTGACCGAAAGCCAGGAGTGGTGGCCGGCTGACTGGGGCCATTACGGCGGGCTGATGATCCGTCTCGCCTGGCACTCGGCGGGCTCCTATCGTCTCGCCGATGGCCGCGGCGGCGCAGGCACCGGCAATATCCGCTTCGCACCCCTCAACTCCTGGCCCGACAATGCGAGCCTCGACAAGGCCCGCCGCCTGCTCTGGCCGCTCAAGAAGAAATACGGCAACCGGCTCAGCTGGGCGGACCTGATCATCCTCGCTGGCACCGTCGCTTATGAAAGCATGGGGCTCAAGACTTTCGGCTTCGGCTTTGGTCGCGAGGACATCTGGCATCCCGAGAAGGACACCTACTGGGGCGCCGAGAAGGAATGGCTCGCGCCGTCGGACGAACGCTACGCCAATGTCGACAAGCCCGACACGATGGAAAACCCGCTCGCCGCCGTGCAAATGGGCCTGATCTACGTGAATCCCGAAGGCGTCAACGGCCAGCCCGACCCGATGAAGACCGCGGCACAAGTCCGTGAGACCTTCGCGCGCATGGCGATGAATGACGAGGAAACCGCCGCGCTGACGGCGGGCGGCCACACCGTCGGCAAATGCCACGGCAATGGTGACGCGTCGGCCCTCGGCGCGGAGCCGGAGGCGGCCGATGTCGATCAGCAGGGCCTCGGCTGGTTCAACCCGAACCTCAAAGGGCAAGCGAGCAACGCGATCACCGGCGGGCCGGAAGGCGCGTGGACGACGAACCCGCTCGAATTCGACATGGGCTATTTCGAGATGCTCTTCGGTCACGAATGGGAAGTCACCCAGAGCCCCGCTGGCGCGAAACAGTGGAAGCCGGTGGACATCGCCGAAGAAGACATGCCGCGGGACCCGTCGGACCCGACCAAGCGCCGGATGCCGATGATGACCGACGCCGACATGGCGATGAAGGTCGACCCGATCTACAACGAGATCTGCCAGAAATTCATGGCCGACCCGGAGTATTTCAAGGACACCTTCGCCCGCGCCTGGTTCAAGCTGACCCACCGCGACATGGGCCCGAAGGTTCGCTACAAGGGTCCGTGGGTGCCGTCGGAAGATCTGATCTGGCAGGACCCGGTCCCCGCCGGTTCGACCGATTGGGACGTCGAGGCTGTGAAGGCGAAGATCGCGGCCTCGGACCTGTCGGTGGCCGAGCTGGTCTCGACCGCATGGGACAGCGCACGCACCTATCGCGGCTCGGACATGCGGGGCGGCGCCAATGGCGCGCGCATCCGTCTGGCTCCGCAGAAAGACTGGAAAGCCAACGAGCCTGCGCGTCTGCAGAAGGTGCTCTCGGTGCTCGAACCGATCGCGGCGGAAGCAGGTGCCTCGGTGGCGGACGTGATCGTGCTCGCGGGCAATGTCGGCGTCGAGAAGGCGATCAAAGCGGCAGGTCACGACATCGCGGTGCCCTTCGCACCGGGTCGCGGCGACGCGACCGACGAGATGACCGATGCCGACAGCTTCGACGTGCTCGAACCGCTCGCCGACGGCTTCCGCAACTGGCTCAAGCAGGACTACGTCGTCTCGCCCGAGGAGATGCTTCTGGATCGTGCCCAGCTGATGGGGCTGACCGCGCCTGAAATGACCGTCCTGATCGGCGGCATGCGGGCGATCGGCGCCAACCATGGCGGCACCAAGCACGGTGTCTTCACCGACCGCGAAGGCCAGCTGACGACCGACTTCTTCGTCAACCTGACCGATATGGGCTATAGCTGGCATCCGGTGGGCGACGGGGCCTACGAGATCCGCGACCGCAAGACCGGCGCGGTGAAATGGACCGCGAGCCGCGTCGATCTGGTCTTCGGCTCGAACGCGATCCTGCGCGCCTATGCCGAGGTCTACGCTCAGGACGACGCGAGCGAGAAGTTCGTGGAAGACTTCGTAGCCGCCTGGACGAAGGTGATGAACGCCGATCGCTTCGATCTCGCCTGA
- a CDS encoding potassium channel family protein has translation MRNSRKAEPLKTRSFAVIGLGTFGSTVASELARFGNPVLGIDIEGRNVTRLAETLTEAIIADGKDEAALREAGVGNYDVAVVAIGEDLEANVLCTMNVKMLGVETIWVKALNRTHHRILTKLGADRVILPEQEVGQHIAQMLHNPLVRDYVSLGNGYHVVDLNVPAKLDGKVVGSAAILEKYNLRALGAMRENQYLSCDSDELTLREGDKLLLLGKRSDLRHFGDDLRDGK, from the coding sequence ATCCGCAACAGCCGAAAGGCAGAACCGTTGAAAACCCGTAGCTTCGCCGTAATCGGCCTTGGGACGTTTGGAAGCACTGTGGCGAGCGAACTCGCCCGCTTCGGCAATCCTGTCCTGGGGATCGACATCGAAGGGCGAAATGTTACGAGGCTCGCAGAAACCCTGACAGAGGCCATAATCGCCGATGGCAAGGACGAGGCGGCGTTGCGTGAGGCGGGAGTCGGTAATTACGACGTCGCTGTCGTTGCGATTGGTGAAGACCTCGAGGCCAATGTGCTTTGCACGATGAACGTCAAGATGCTCGGTGTCGAGACGATCTGGGTCAAAGCACTCAATCGCACGCATCACCGCATTCTTACCAAGTTGGGTGCGGATCGTGTGATCCTGCCAGAGCAGGAAGTCGGTCAGCACATCGCGCAGATGCTCCACAATCCCTTGGTGCGGGACTATGTTAGCCTCGGGAACGGTTATCACGTGGTCGACCTGAACGTTCCGGCGAAGCTCGATGGCAAAGTCGTCGGCAGCGCCGCAATTCTCGAGAAATACAACCTCAGGGCCCTCGGTGCCATGCGCGAGAACCAGTATCTGTCTTGCGATAGTGACGAGCTCACGCTGCGTGAAGGTGACAAGCTTCTGCTGCTCGGCAAGCGGTCCGATCTGCGGCATTTCGGAGACGACTTGCGTGACGGTAAATGA
- a CDS encoding TrkH family potassium uptake protein has translation MARIYSKRQAPHLAPPLVLILIYAGLIVLGCAALKLPFATTTPITWSDAAFTATSAVTVTGLAVVDTGSAFTLFGQAVVMLLIQLGGLGLMTFAVLILSMFGLPVGFTHRLYLREDLNQTSATDLLALTRMILKVVFICEFVGAALLASVFVPEAGWGEGLWQALFHSVSAFNNAGFALFPDSLSKWVGNPIINLTIPALYILGGLGFTVASDIWRVRRWHRFSLHTKLMLVGTIALLIWSALAFGIMEWTNPGTLGSLSWSDRLWASWFQGATTRTAGFNTVEIGNLTDGTSLMFMTLMVIGAGSTSTGGGIKVTTFIVLLLATVAFFRQRSSIQVFGRELGLDQVMKVLALSIISVLLILCALFALLLCHEGDFLDLAFETTSAFGTVGLSRGITGDFDGAGRAIIMAVMFVGRVGPLTLGFLLATRRPRRIGYPAGTVYLG, from the coding sequence ATGGCGCGCATTTATTCCAAGCGTCAGGCTCCGCATCTCGCACCACCTCTTGTCCTGATCCTCATTTATGCTGGACTCATCGTGCTTGGCTGCGCTGCGCTGAAGCTGCCCTTTGCGACGACCACGCCGATCACGTGGTCTGATGCGGCCTTCACTGCCACGTCCGCCGTAACCGTGACCGGTCTGGCGGTTGTCGATACTGGAAGCGCCTTCACTCTGTTTGGTCAGGCCGTGGTGATGCTGCTGATCCAGCTCGGCGGTCTCGGGCTGATGACTTTTGCCGTGCTGATCCTGTCGATGTTCGGGCTGCCAGTGGGGTTCACCCATCGGCTCTATCTGAGAGAGGACCTGAATCAGACGTCCGCGACGGATTTGCTGGCACTGACCCGGATGATCCTCAAGGTCGTTTTCATTTGCGAATTCGTTGGCGCCGCGCTCCTCGCATCGGTTTTCGTGCCTGAGGCAGGGTGGGGCGAGGGTCTCTGGCAAGCGCTCTTCCACTCGGTCTCCGCTTTTAACAACGCTGGATTCGCGCTTTTCCCGGACAGTTTGAGCAAATGGGTTGGAAACCCGATCATCAATCTTACCATTCCAGCGCTCTACATACTTGGCGGCCTCGGCTTCACGGTCGCCTCCGATATCTGGCGGGTAAGACGTTGGCATCGCTTTTCGTTGCACACCAAGCTGATGCTTGTCGGCACGATAGCGTTGCTCATTTGGTCCGCACTGGCATTCGGGATTATGGAATGGACAAATCCGGGCACGCTGGGGAGCCTCTCGTGGTCCGATCGGCTCTGGGCCAGTTGGTTCCAGGGAGCCACAACGAGAACGGCGGGCTTCAACACTGTCGAGATCGGCAATCTCACAGACGGCACTTCGCTCATGTTCATGACGCTGATGGTCATCGGCGCGGGAAGCACGTCGACCGGCGGCGGCATAAAAGTCACGACCTTCATCGTCCTGCTGCTCGCCACGGTCGCCTTCTTCCGGCAGCGTTCGAGTATCCAGGTCTTCGGGCGCGAGCTCGGTCTCGATCAGGTCATGAAAGTTCTCGCCCTCTCGATTATCAGCGTTCTGCTGATCCTTTGCGCGCTCTTCGCACTGCTGCTCTGCCATGAAGGCGATTTTCTCGATCTTGCCTTCGAGACCACCTCTGCCTTCGGCACCGTCGGCTTGTCGCGCGGCATCACTGGCGATTTTGATGGCGCCGGACGCGCTATCATCATGGCGGTGATGTTCGTGGGCCGCGTAGGTCCTCTCACCCTCGGTTTCCTGCTTGCCACACGGCGGCCCCGACGGATCGGCTATCCGGCCGGAACGGTGTATCTCGGCTAG
- a CDS encoding Gfo/Idh/MocA family protein, giving the protein MSETNGHRKLRLGMVGGGEGAFIGGVHRIAARLDDRFELVAGALASEAARAHRSAAALGLDPKRSYADFEVMAREEAARPDGIEAVSIVTPNHMHAPVATAFLRAGIHVICDKPMTRKLEEAEALAEEVRASNALFVLTHNYTGYAMVRQARAMVEAGKLGRIRVVQVEYPQDWLTEPVETDGTKQAVWRTDPARAGAAGSLGDIGTHAMNLASFVSCLEPREVCAELTSFVAGRAVDDDVQMLIRYESGAKGMLWASQVSPGNENGLKLRVYGETAGLEWLQTAPDSLRVSPFGEPPYLLSRGGPGLTPEVAEMGRVPAGHPEGFLEAFGNIYSAAADAILAHERGEPRPLGLLPGVADGLAGMRFISAALRSSQAGGVWTAL; this is encoded by the coding sequence ATGAGCGAGACGAACGGACATCGCAAACTGCGCCTCGGCATGGTCGGCGGCGGCGAGGGAGCCTTCATAGGGGGCGTTCACCGCATCGCGGCGCGGCTCGACGACCGGTTCGAGCTGGTCGCGGGGGCGCTTGCTTCCGAGGCCGCGCGCGCGCATCGCTCCGCGGCGGCACTGGGGTTGGACCCCAAGCGCAGCTACGCGGATTTCGAAGTGATGGCGCGCGAAGAGGCGGCGCGGCCCGACGGGATCGAGGCGGTGTCGATCGTAACCCCCAACCATATGCATGCGCCCGTCGCGACCGCCTTCCTGCGCGCGGGCATCCACGTGATCTGCGACAAGCCAATGACGCGCAAGCTCGAGGAAGCGGAGGCGCTGGCGGAAGAGGTGCGCGCCTCAAACGCGCTCTTCGTGCTCACACATAACTACACCGGCTACGCGATGGTGCGACAGGCCCGCGCTATGGTGGAAGCCGGAAAACTCGGGCGCATCCGGGTCGTTCAGGTCGAGTATCCACAGGACTGGCTAACTGAACCGGTGGAAACGGATGGCACGAAACAGGCGGTCTGGCGCACCGATCCCGCGCGCGCCGGTGCAGCGGGTTCGCTCGGTGATATCGGCACCCACGCAATGAACCTCGCGAGCTTCGTGTCGTGTCTCGAGCCGCGCGAAGTCTGCGCCGAGCTCACCAGTTTCGTGGCCGGACGCGCGGTCGATGACGACGTGCAGATGTTGATCCGTTATGAGAGCGGGGCGAAGGGCATGCTCTGGGCCAGCCAGGTTTCTCCGGGCAACGAGAATGGGCTGAAACTGCGCGTCTATGGCGAGACGGCGGGGCTTGAATGGCTGCAAACCGCACCCGATAGTCTACGCGTCTCCCCCTTCGGAGAGCCCCCGTATCTGCTGTCCCGGGGCGGGCCGGGGCTCACGCCCGAGGTGGCCGAGATGGGCCGTGTTCCGGCTGGGCATCCGGAAGGGTTCCTCGAGGCTTTCGGCAATATCTATAGCGCCGCAGCTGACGCAATCCTGGCACACGAGCGCGGCGAACCCAGACCGCTTGGATTGCTGCCTGGCGTGGCTGATGGCTTGGCGGGAATGCGCTTCATCTCGGCAGCCTTGCGATCATCCCAGGCGGGAGGAGTCTGGACCGCGCTCTGA
- a CDS encoding DMT family transporter, producing MALSATPSTATFEHKRIGMASMALAMALLPVGDAISKSLTTVIAPFEVTLLRSLAQAAFFLPVAWVMRRHLAGPILSGASLISAGLIVTVLYSLITAFEVMPIATAIAIFFVEPLLLTLLAGPFLGEVPGPRRFAAVGVGLVGALIVIRPNFAVFGPVALLPLLAALCYALNMIVLRKARGGQSPVSFQLGASLCAAGLLLFIEILRQLSGLAPDLPLLPGWTGYAVLAAGALSTVTFLMITFAFSRVEASLLAPFQYLEIVGATVLGFLVFGDIPDGLTFLGTGIILASGIYVFHRERVQDGPDEKEFRARS from the coding sequence ATGGCATTATCCGCAACTCCCAGCACCGCCACCTTCGAGCACAAGCGTATCGGAATGGCGTCTATGGCGCTCGCAATGGCGCTCCTGCCGGTGGGGGACGCGATCTCGAAATCGCTCACCACGGTCATTGCGCCTTTCGAGGTCACCTTGCTGCGCTCATTGGCACAGGCCGCGTTCTTCCTGCCGGTTGCGTGGGTCATGCGTCGTCACCTCGCGGGTCCGATCCTCTCGGGGGCGTCCCTCATCTCGGCCGGGCTGATCGTGACCGTGCTCTATTCGCTCATCACCGCTTTCGAGGTCATGCCCATCGCCACGGCGATCGCGATCTTCTTCGTCGAGCCGCTGCTTCTCACCTTGCTTGCCGGGCCGTTCCTTGGGGAGGTTCCGGGCCCGCGTCGCTTCGCTGCCGTCGGGGTCGGGCTCGTCGGCGCGCTGATCGTGATCCGGCCGAACTTTGCCGTGTTCGGTCCGGTCGCGTTGCTGCCGCTGCTGGCCGCCCTGTGCTATGCGCTCAACATGATCGTCCTTCGCAAGGCGCGTGGCGGGCAATCCCCCGTGAGCTTCCAATTGGGCGCCTCGCTCTGCGCCGCGGGCCTCCTGCTGTTTATCGAGATACTCCGCCAACTCAGCGGGCTCGCTCCGGACCTGCCTCTCTTGCCCGGTTGGACGGGCTATGCGGTGCTCGCCGCCGGGGCGCTGTCGACAGTGACGTTCCTGATGATCACTTTTGCGTTCTCTCGCGTCGAGGCGAGCCTGCTGGCCCCGTTCCAGTATCTCGAGATCGTTGGTGCGACAGTCCTCGGGTTTCTGGTCTTCGGCGACATTCCCGACGGGCTCACGTTCCTCGGCACCGGGATCATCCTGGCATCCGGAATCTATGTCTTCCATCGCGAAAGGGTGCAGGACGGGCCTGACGAAAAGGAGTTTCGTGCGCGCTCCTGA